ACGGCAGGAAAGCCTAGAGGGCGGCGTCACGGAAAGGGCCCAGAAGGTCTTGCGGGAGGCCGGACTCACCCTCGAGGAGGCCGAGGCCATCTACCGCCTCACCACCCTGCCCACCCTGGAGGAGCGCTTCGTGCTGCCCCCCTACCACCGGGAGATGGCGGCGGAGGTTTGGAAGGACCCCCTGGCCCACAAGGGGGAGACGGGCTTTGGCTACATCCAGCCGCCCGTGCGGGGCGAGTAGGAGGAGACCATGGGCAAGGCCACCCTTTTGGAAACCCTGGCCCTGGCCTTGGACTACCCCATGCCGGGGCGCTTGGAGGAGCTTTGGCGGCGGTGGATCGCCTGCCCCCGGGGTCCGGCCAAGGCGAAGCTGGAACGCTTTCTTCGCCAGGTGGAGGAGCTCCCCTTGGGCGAGTGGGAGGAGCTTTACACCCGCACCCTTGACCTTACCCCCACCACGGCCCCTTATGTGGGCTTTGCCGTCTACGGGGAGAGCTACCAGCGGGGGGAGCTTTTGGCGGCTTTGGTGCGGGCCTACCGGGAGATCTCCTTGGACCCGGGAAGCGAGCTTCCTGACCACCTGGC
The window above is part of the Thermus albus genome. Proteins encoded here:
- a CDS encoding nitrate reductase molybdenum cofactor assembly chaperone is translated as MGKATLLETLALALDYPMPGRLEELWRRWIACPRGPAKAKLERFLRQVEELPLGEWEELYTRTLDLTPTTAPYVGFAVYGESYQRGELLAALVRAYREISLDPGSELPDHLANVLRYLARCENPLPELLEILPKALNEMHKTLKTLDAKNPYLLVLEGVQEALQGDLARR